Genomic window (Staphylococcus debuckii):
AATATAACCTTTTGTATCTTTCGTTTCAACTTTGGTGATTCTTATATAACCGCCGCCGCCACGTTTACTTTCTATTTCATAACCGTGTTCATTGGTGAATCTTGTCTTAATCACATAATTAAGTTGAGAAGGTACACAGTCAAAGCGTTGCGCAATATTGGCTCTTTGAATCTCAACAACATCCTTATTTGATTCCTCAAATAAATGTTTAATGTATTGTTCTATGATGTCGGACATATTATGCATGGATATCACCCCTTTTTTGACCTTCTTTGACTATATTATATGACCAACTTTGACCTTTTTCAACCAATATGTTTCTAAAAAATTTGGTTTTCGTGAAAAATTGGGATGTAACTTACTACCATTTTAATGTATGATATGGTA
Coding sequences:
- a CDS encoding CtsR family transcriptional regulator — protein: MHNMSDIIEQYIKHLFEESNKDVVEIQRANIAQRFDCVPSQLNYVIKTRFTNEHGYEIESKRGGGGYIRITKVETKDTKGYIDHLLQIIGDSISQQQAHYVIEGLLENQYITIREAKMILAVVDRDTLRMDVAARDIVRANILKQLLPVINYY